One window of the Geoalkalibacter sp. genome contains the following:
- a CDS encoding ABC transporter permease, giving the protein MTLKTIALNNLRRRKARMAFLVIGLLVGIATVVTLVSLTEALTMETEHKLDQFGANILITPRSDDLSISYGGITLGDVAMQYEPIREADLPLIRTIPERRNIAAVAPKVLGAVRVGEQRVVLMGVDREVEFHLKRWWVIDGRPLAADDELVAGSEVAAALGLNMGEQIEIDGRAFTIVGLLQPTGAQDDRMLIGSLGPAQQLLGKQDNISLVEVAALCADCPVEEIVEQITQVLPYARVIAMQQVVKSRMHALDQFRLLSLSVAGVVVFIGALVVFVTMMGSVNERTREIGIFRALGFRRGHVVGLILFEAFVVSLVAGILGYLSGIGATQALLPFLATEHPHFEWSALLMGGSILLAVVVGALASLYPALHASRMDPTEALRAL; this is encoded by the coding sequence ATGACCTTAAAAACCATTGCTCTGAATAATCTGCGCCGGCGCAAGGCGCGCATGGCTTTTCTGGTGATCGGGTTGCTGGTGGGCATCGCCACGGTCGTGACCCTGGTGTCCCTCACCGAGGCCCTGACCATGGAAACCGAGCACAAGCTCGACCAGTTCGGCGCCAACATCCTAATTACCCCTCGCAGCGACGATCTGTCAATTTCCTACGGCGGCATCACCCTGGGCGATGTGGCCATGCAGTACGAACCGATCCGCGAGGCGGATCTGCCCCTGATCCGCACCATCCCCGAGCGACGCAACATCGCCGCGGTGGCGCCCAAGGTCCTGGGTGCGGTGCGGGTCGGCGAGCAGCGCGTGGTGCTCATGGGCGTGGATCGCGAGGTGGAATTTCACCTGAAGCGCTGGTGGGTCATCGACGGTCGTCCCCTGGCCGCCGACGACGAACTGGTGGCGGGCAGCGAGGTAGCCGCCGCCCTGGGCCTGAACATGGGCGAGCAGATTGAGATCGACGGCCGCGCCTTTACCATCGTGGGTCTGCTGCAGCCCACCGGCGCGCAGGACGATCGCATGCTTATCGGCTCCCTGGGGCCGGCGCAGCAGCTGCTCGGCAAGCAGGACAACATCTCCCTGGTGGAAGTGGCCGCCCTGTGCGCCGATTGCCCGGTGGAGGAGATCGTCGAGCAGATCACCCAGGTGCTGCCTTATGCCCGCGTCATCGCCATGCAGCAGGTGGTCAAGAGCCGCATGCATGCGCTGGATCAGTTTCGGCTGCTGTCTCTGAGCGTGGCCGGGGTGGTGGTGTTCATCGGCGCCCTGGTGGTGTTCGTCACCATGATGGGCTCGGTCAACGAGCGCACCCGCGAAATCGGCATTTTTCGCGCCCTGGGCTTTCGCCGCGGCCACGTGGTCGGCCTGATTTTGTTCGAAGCCTTTGTCGTGAGCCTGGTGGCAGGCATACTCGGCTATCTCTCGGGGATCGGCGCGACCCAAGCGCTGTTGCCGTTTCTTGCCACCGAGCACCCCCATTTCGAGTGGAGCGCCCTGCTCATGGGCGGCTCGATCCTGCTCGCGGTGGTGGTGGGCGCGCTGGCCTCGCTCTATCCGGCCCTGCACGCCAGCCGCATGGACCCCACGGAAGCACTGCGGGCTCTGTAA
- a CDS encoding DUF2318 domain-containing protein — protein sequence MTERQEKKAQFENQSGSRRPVILAAAVVLVAVVAVAAWALLGGQGGYPAVTAKNGVVAIPVSQVGDGQAHFFSYRDGATTINFFVLKSSDGVIRAAFDTCDVCYRDKKGYRQEGDQMVCNACDQRFASLQINEVKGGCNPAPLERVVRDGQVLISEAALKTGSWYFAAAAR from the coding sequence ATGACCGAGCGTCAGGAGAAGAAAGCCCAGTTTGAAAATCAGAGCGGCAGCAGGCGCCCGGTGATTCTGGCGGCCGCCGTGGTTCTGGTCGCGGTGGTCGCCGTTGCAGCCTGGGCTCTGCTGGGCGGGCAGGGGGGCTATCCGGCCGTCACCGCGAAAAATGGAGTCGTCGCCATTCCCGTTTCCCAGGTCGGTGACGGCCAAGCGCATTTTTTCAGCTATCGCGACGGGGCGACCACCATCAATTTCTTCGTGCTCAAGAGCAGCGACGGCGTGATCCGCGCCGCCTTCGATACCTGCGATGTCTGCTACCGCGACAAAAAAGGCTATCGTCAGGAAGGCGATCAGATGGTGTGCAACGCCTGTGACCAGCGCTTCGCCTCACTGCAGATCAACGAGGTGAAGGGTGGCTGCAATCCCGCGCCCCTCGAGCGCGTGGTGCGGGACGGCCAGGTTCTGATCAGCGAGGCCGCCCTGAAAACCGGTTCCTGGTATTTTGCCGCCGCGGCCCGCTAA
- a CDS encoding heavy-metal-associated domain-containing protein, with protein MKSRMIVSALILVTAVAVGSTIFGQREPQASAFAELKVANLTCGACIARVQKAASALPGVTTVDVDVAAGGSRVAFDPARLDAGRIADAITAAGYPAQLLAVVDRAQLAAQEVAHKELAQLYVGRIGERLVTREEFSAQLGRLAAGYPNGLLPAGADLWAWQELVQRELLLHDAANHQVRVDESEARQELDRMRQAMSGFDAMVVARFGSLETYVQRLQDDLTISRHLEHNVVNGETDGRLRQQRVERRLQEIAARLPVSVFDAGLKARLGAKGGCGGCC; from the coding sequence ATGAAGTCGCGCATGATCGTTTCGGCTTTGATTCTTGTGACGGCGGTCGCCGTGGGAAGCACGATTTTCGGGCAACGCGAGCCGCAAGCGTCGGCTTTTGCCGAACTCAAGGTGGCCAACCTGACCTGTGGTGCCTGCATCGCGCGAGTGCAGAAGGCCGCAAGCGCCCTGCCGGGCGTCACGACGGTCGATGTCGATGTGGCTGCGGGCGGCAGCCGGGTGGCCTTTGATCCCGCAAGGCTCGATGCCGGTCGGATTGCCGACGCGATCACCGCCGCCGGCTATCCGGCGCAGTTGCTCGCGGTGGTCGATCGCGCGCAGCTTGCGGCGCAGGAGGTGGCCCACAAGGAACTGGCGCAGCTCTATGTCGGGCGGATCGGCGAGCGGTTGGTGACGCGCGAGGAGTTTTCCGCGCAGCTTGGACGTCTGGCCGCCGGTTATCCCAACGGACTGCTGCCGGCCGGAGCCGATCTCTGGGCCTGGCAGGAACTGGTGCAGCGCGAACTGCTGCTGCATGATGCCGCAAACCACCAGGTGCGGGTGGATGAGAGCGAGGCGCGCCAGGAACTGGATCGCATGCGCCAGGCCATGTCCGGTTTCGATGCCATGGTCGTCGCGCGCTTCGGCAGCCTGGAGACCTATGTGCAGCGCCTGCAGGACGATCTCACCATCAGTCGGCACCTTGAGCACAATGTCGTCAACGGCGAAACGGATGGGCGCCTGCGTCAGCAGCGCGTCGAGCGCCGCCTGCAGGAAATCGCCGCCCGGTTGCCCGTGAGCGTTTTCGATGCCGGACTCAAGGCGCGTCTGGGCGCCAAGGGCGGCTGCGGCGGCTGTTGCTGA
- a CDS encoding DUF2059 domain-containing protein, translated as MKNVIAFALVVLFGASLAGAQSQPDPRALAAELLAINNVQQNVERLFEQIKQIQISQLQSLELPAERAEDAKQLQEQLLAVLGEEMSWESMKDEYVEVYTQVFTPEELQALLEFSRSEAGRSINAKMPQLMEKSMQVGQRRAQKALPRMQEILEDFFEEESAAEEKH; from the coding sequence ATGAAGAACGTCATTGCTTTTGCCTTGGTTGTCCTGTTCGGTGCGAGCCTGGCCGGCGCCCAGTCCCAGCCCGATCCGCGCGCTCTGGCCGCGGAACTGCTCGCCATCAACAACGTGCAGCAGAATGTGGAGCGCCTCTTCGAGCAGATCAAGCAGATCCAGATTTCCCAGTTGCAGAGTCTTGAGTTGCCGGCGGAGCGCGCCGAGGACGCCAAGCAATTGCAGGAGCAATTGCTGGCGGTGCTGGGCGAGGAGATGAGCTGGGAGAGCATGAAGGATGAATACGTGGAGGTCTACACCCAGGTGTTCACTCCCGAGGAACTGCAAGCCCTGCTCGAATTCAGCCGCAGCGAGGCGGGGCGCAGCATCAATGCAAAAATGCCGCAGCTCATGGAAAAATCCATGCAGGTCGGTCAGCGGCGCGCCCAGAAGGCCCTGCCGCGCATGCAGGAGATTCTCGAGGATTTCTTTGAAGAAGAATCCGCCGCCGAGGAAAAGCACTAA
- a CDS encoding YbfB/YjiJ family MFS transporter, protein MRQNIHALLAGGFLVLLLAMGIGRFAYTPLLPPMMMQYGFGAEEAGMLASLNYLGYLVGAFLAATLCRVLGERHLLALGLVLSALTTAGAGISLFFPLLAGARLLSGLASAFCFVAASGAVLTALAREGREGLAGLFYAGVGFGIVLSGLLSVPLVEQFDAAGSWLVLGLLSALLAAGAFWLLRPAAGQKTPLGKSAETRLPRHGRFVRLVAAYGLEGFGYIITGTFLVAAARTTFDSAGAASVWILAGCAAIPSAFLWSLAARRHGILRPLILAHLLQACGIALPVFFPQPAGVIVGAILFGGTFMGIVGLSLAAGGAMLPAARGRVIGLMTGIYGIGQIIGPSLAGMIAARTGSFDPALLIAAGAVCLGGLLLIPDARTGTSTSVSAGKGRL, encoded by the coding sequence ATGAGACAAAACATTCACGCCCTTCTGGCGGGCGGCTTCCTGGTGCTTTTGTTGGCCATGGGGATCGGTCGTTTCGCCTATACGCCCCTGCTGCCGCCGATGATGATGCAATACGGTTTCGGCGCCGAAGAGGCGGGGATGCTGGCTTCTCTCAACTATCTGGGCTATCTGGTCGGGGCGTTTCTCGCCGCGACCCTGTGTCGGGTCCTGGGGGAAAGACATCTGCTGGCGTTGGGGCTGGTGCTCTCCGCTTTGACCACGGCCGGCGCCGGTATTTCCCTGTTTTTTCCTCTGCTGGCCGGTGCGCGCCTGCTCTCCGGGCTGGCCAGCGCCTTTTGTTTCGTGGCCGCCTCGGGAGCGGTGCTGACGGCACTGGCGCGCGAGGGACGCGAGGGTCTGGCTGGACTGTTTTACGCGGGCGTGGGCTTTGGCATCGTGCTTTCGGGGCTGCTGAGCGTGCCGCTGGTCGAGCAGTTTGACGCTGCGGGCTCGTGGCTCGTCCTGGGGTTGCTCAGTGCCCTGCTCGCGGCGGGCGCCTTTTGGCTGTTGCGCCCAGCCGCAGGGCAGAAGACGCCCCTTGGGAAGAGCGCGGAGACGCGGCTGCCGCGCCATGGCCGTTTCGTGCGGCTGGTCGCCGCCTACGGCCTGGAAGGTTTTGGCTACATCATCACCGGCACCTTTCTGGTTGCCGCCGCGCGCACCACCTTTGATTCGGCGGGCGCTGCCAGTGTGTGGATTCTGGCCGGCTGCGCCGCTATCCCCTCGGCCTTTCTCTGGTCCCTGGCCGCCCGTCGCCATGGCATTTTGCGTCCGCTGATTCTCGCCCATCTCCTGCAAGCCTGCGGCATTGCCTTGCCAGTGTTTTTTCCCCAACCGGCGGGGGTGATCGTCGGCGCCATTTTGTTCGGCGGCACCTTTATGGGCATTGTCGGGCTCTCGCTCGCCGCGGGAGGCGCGATGCTGCCCGCTGCGCGCGGCCGCGTCATCGGTCTGATGACCGGTATTTACGGCATCGGCCAGATCATCGGCCCGTCGCTCGCCGGGATGATCGCCGCACGCACCGGCAGTTTCGATCCGGCGCTGCTCATCGCCGCCGGGGCGGTCTGTCTGGGTGGTTTGTTGTTGATTCCCGACGCGCGGACAGGTACATCAACGTCTGTGTCCGCAGGCAAGGGCAGGCTCTGA
- a CDS encoding class I SAM-dependent methyltransferase yields MSSFKDHFSATADQYRVFRPTYPAALFEWLARIAPAREAALDCGCGNGQAAVLLAPHFKKVFAVDPSREQILNAMPRENLTYLVAPAEATGLADGSIDLAVAGQALHWFDFERFYPEMRRVVRAKGGIFAAFTYGLIELGGAVDEVIGTFYHETLAEYWPPERRHVDSGYQSLPFPFPEINAPAFELVESWDLSRLTGYLSTWSAVKEYRRRTGIDPLPAVAEELSRAWGVPAIRRVCWPLALRVGKVN; encoded by the coding sequence ATGAGTTCCTTCAAGGATCATTTTTCCGCGACCGCTGACCAGTATCGCGTTTTCCGTCCGACCTATCCCGCTGCATTGTTCGAGTGGCTGGCGCGGATCGCCCCGGCGCGCGAGGCGGCGCTCGATTGCGGGTGCGGCAACGGGCAGGCGGCGGTGCTCCTCGCGCCGCATTTCAAGAAGGTTTTTGCCGTCGATCCGAGTCGCGAGCAGATTCTCAACGCCATGCCCCGGGAGAATCTCACATACCTCGTCGCACCGGCCGAAGCCACCGGCCTTGCCGATGGCAGCATCGACCTGGCGGTGGCGGGGCAGGCCCTCCACTGGTTTGACTTCGAGCGTTTCTACCCGGAGATGCGCCGCGTGGTGCGCGCGAAGGGGGGAATTTTTGCCGCCTTCACCTACGGCCTCATTGAATTGGGTGGCGCGGTGGACGAAGTGATCGGGACGTTTTACCATGAGACCCTGGCCGAATATTGGCCCCCGGAACGGCGCCATGTGGACAGCGGCTACCAGTCCCTGCCTTTTCCCTTCCCGGAAATAAATGCTCCCGCTTTTGAACTGGTTGAATCCTGGGATCTGTCGCGCCTGACCGGCTACCTGTCCACCTGGTCCGCGGTCAAGGAATACCGCCGGCGCACCGGCATCGATCCGCTCCCGGCGGTCGCCGAGGAACTTTCCCGAGCCTGGGGTGTTCCGGCGATACGCAGGGTGTGCTGGCCTCTGGCCCTGCGGGTGGGAAAGGTGAATTGA
- a CDS encoding MFS transporter, whose product MLADRASKKEIFGWAMFDFANQAYTLLIITVIYGDLFTRIIVGDVQSDYRLGNLLWSLALSLSYLLVVITGPVCGAIMDFSATRKKFLFASYLLTVIATSLLYFVAPGYVLLGVLLIIVSNYAYAIGESFIASFLPDLGRPEDLGKISGFGWALGYVGGLVATAFALLFLGEVSEENFARIRWVGPFAGVFFLLAAIPTFLWLKERGRPRRLKISGGYVALGLRRVWRTCKSLADYRDLAILMGSIFFAMCGISIIITFTFIYGAQVIGWDEQVRVLMFVVVQITATLGALTFGFLQDRIGAKLTYALTLALWVLAITLIFLTPTLAHWARELLGVNWQAQYVFLVVGVLAGTCLGSTQSAGRALVGLFAPKNKTAELFGFWGLFSKAAAIVGLLGIGLLQMAFGLQASILFCIVLFGLALLVVLGVDEARGRRRAQQVRPGR is encoded by the coding sequence ATGCTTGCCGACCGGGCCTCGAAAAAAGAAATCTTCGGCTGGGCGATGTTTGATTTCGCCAACCAGGCCTACACCCTGCTCATCATCACCGTGATATACGGCGATTTGTTCACGCGTATCATCGTCGGTGATGTCCAGAGTGACTACCGGTTGGGCAATCTGCTGTGGAGCCTGGCGCTGTCGCTGAGCTATCTGCTGGTGGTGATCACCGGGCCGGTGTGCGGCGCGATCATGGATTTTTCCGCGACGCGCAAGAAGTTTTTGTTCGCCAGTTACCTGCTGACGGTGATTGCCACGTCGCTGCTGTATTTCGTGGCACCGGGTTATGTGCTGCTCGGCGTGCTGCTGATCATCGTGTCCAATTACGCCTATGCCATCGGAGAATCTTTCATCGCGAGTTTTCTCCCCGATCTCGGCCGACCCGAGGATCTCGGCAAGATCTCCGGGTTCGGCTGGGCCCTAGGCTATGTGGGGGGGCTGGTCGCCACGGCCTTTGCCCTGCTGTTTCTCGGCGAGGTAAGTGAAGAGAATTTCGCGCGCATCCGCTGGGTCGGACCCTTCGCCGGGGTGTTTTTCCTGTTGGCGGCAATCCCCACCTTTCTCTGGCTCAAGGAGCGCGGCCGACCGCGCCGCCTGAAAATTTCCGGAGGATACGTCGCCCTCGGGTTGCGCCGGGTGTGGCGCACCTGCAAGAGCCTCGCGGACTACCGCGATCTGGCGATCCTGATGGGGTCGATCTTTTTCGCCATGTGCGGCATCTCCATCATCATCACTTTCACCTTCATTTACGGCGCGCAGGTGATCGGCTGGGATGAACAGGTGCGGGTGCTGATGTTCGTGGTGGTGCAGATCACCGCCACCTTGGGCGCGCTGACCTTCGGCTTTCTCCAGGATCGCATCGGCGCCAAGCTGACCTATGCCCTGACCCTGGCTCTCTGGGTGCTGGCCATCACCCTCATCTTTCTGACGCCGACCTTGGCGCATTGGGCTCGGGAACTGCTGGGGGTCAACTGGCAGGCGCAGTATGTGTTTCTCGTGGTGGGTGTTTTGGCCGGCACCTGCCTGGGCTCGACGCAATCGGCGGGGCGCGCCCTGGTCGGGTTGTTCGCGCCGAAGAACAAGACGGCCGAACTCTTTGGCTTCTGGGGCCTGTTCAGCAAGGCCGCCGCCATCGTCGGGCTGCTGGGGATCGGTCTTTTGCAAATGGCCTTTGGCTTGCAGGCTTCGATCCTGTTCTGCATTGTGCTCTTCGGCCTGGCGCTGCTTGTGGTGCTGGGGGTCGATGAGGCGCGCGGGCGCCGGCGGGCGCAGCAGGTGCGGCCGGGCCGCTGA
- a CDS encoding helicase HerA-like domain-containing protein — translation MTIANDIWWLGRGEEEISLLPTMANRHGLVAGATGTGKTVTLRALAESFSDGGVPVFLADAKGDLSGLALPGGDHAKVRERVEGMALGDFAFRGYPVAFWDLYGSAGHPVRATVSEMGPQLLAHILGLNDTQSGVLNLIFRVADDQGLLLLDLKDLQAMAAFVGENAAQFRTRYGNVSPASIGAIQRALLALGDQGGNDFFGEPALDLDDLLKTSADGRGIINILAAERLMRSPQLYATFLLWLLAELFERLPEVGDPPKPKLIFVFDEAHLLFTDTPPALVSQIEQVVRLIRSKGVGVYFVTQNPTDLPDAVLGQLGLRIQHALRAFTPRDQKAVRVAAQTFRPNPALNVEQVITELAVGEALVSLLDARGTPTPVQRALIRPPRSRMLPLSPTERIAVTAASPFAGRYEKAIDRESAHEVLLARASQQPVLEKAAPRAAAPRARQGDDVVSALAKSAARSIGSNIGRQVVRGVLGALFGGKR, via the coding sequence ATGACGATCGCCAATGACATCTGGTGGTTGGGACGGGGCGAGGAGGAAATTTCCCTGCTGCCGACCATGGCCAATCGCCATGGCCTGGTGGCCGGAGCGACAGGGACCGGCAAGACCGTGACCTTGCGCGCCCTGGCCGAATCCTTCAGTGACGGCGGGGTGCCGGTTTTTCTGGCCGACGCCAAGGGTGATCTCTCGGGCCTGGCCCTGCCGGGCGGCGATCATGCCAAGGTGCGCGAACGCGTGGAGGGCATGGCCCTGGGCGATTTTGCCTTTCGCGGCTATCCGGTGGCGTTCTGGGATCTCTACGGCAGTGCCGGGCATCCGGTGCGCGCCACGGTGTCCGAGATGGGTCCGCAGCTCTTGGCGCACATTCTGGGCCTCAATGACACGCAAAGCGGGGTGCTCAACCTGATTTTCCGCGTGGCCGACGACCAGGGGCTGCTGCTCCTCGATCTCAAGGATCTACAGGCCATGGCGGCCTTTGTCGGCGAGAACGCCGCGCAGTTTCGCACCCGCTACGGCAATGTTTCACCGGCGAGCATCGGCGCCATCCAGCGCGCCCTGCTGGCCCTGGGCGATCAGGGCGGCAACGATTTTTTCGGCGAACCGGCCCTGGATCTGGATGATCTGCTCAAGACCTCGGCGGATGGGCGCGGCATCATCAACATTCTCGCCGCCGAGCGCCTGATGCGCTCGCCGCAACTCTACGCCACCTTTCTGCTGTGGCTGCTCGCCGAGCTCTTCGAGCGTCTGCCCGAGGTGGGCGATCCGCCCAAGCCCAAGCTGATCTTTGTTTTCGACGAGGCCCATCTGCTGTTCACCGACACGCCGCCGGCGCTGGTCAGCCAGATCGAGCAGGTGGTGCGCCTGATCCGCTCCAAGGGGGTGGGCGTGTACTTCGTCACGCAAAATCCCACCGACCTGCCCGACGCGGTGCTGGGGCAACTCGGCCTGCGCATTCAGCATGCCCTGCGCGCCTTCACCCCGCGCGATCAGAAGGCGGTGCGCGTGGCCGCTCAGACCTTTCGCCCCAACCCGGCCCTCAATGTCGAGCAGGTAATCACCGAGCTGGCGGTGGGCGAGGCACTGGTGTCGCTGCTCGATGCGCGCGGTACGCCGACCCCGGTGCAGCGTGCCCTGATTCGTCCGCCGCGCAGCCGCATGCTGCCGCTCAGTCCTACCGAGCGCATTGCCGTGACGGCCGCTTCACCCTTTGCGGGGCGCTACGAAAAAGCCATCGATCGCGAATCGGCCCACGAAGTGCTGCTGGCTCGCGCCTCCCAGCAACCGGTGCTGGAGAAGGCCGCGCCACGTGCCGCCGCGCCGCGCGCCCGGCAGGGTGACGACGTGGTGAGTGCCCTGGCCAAGAGCGCGGCGCGCTCCATCGGCAGCAACATCGGCCGCCAGGTGGTGCGCGGCGTGCTCGGGGCGCTGTTCGGCGGCAAGCGCTGA
- a CDS encoding MFS transporter, with the protein MSSLAERLSPARLVLLLCAAEILSMTGFATYPALLPVLQEQWALSNSSAGLISGTFFAGYMVATPFLVGLTDRIDTRRIYLLATLLAFAGSLGFALFAQGLVSAMLFQALVGAGLAGTYMPGLRLLTEHFRGATPSRGVAFYTATFGLGTTGSLLLAGALESLGWPWAFAAAALGPAVAGPLVYLSFPARPAQASGAPPGLLFDFRPVFRNREAMGYILGYAAHCWELFGLRSWMPAFFAFSLGLSATQGGFWFGAAALAAWVNLIGPLASILGNEVAVRRGRKPVVLTTMAASGILACLVGFSAPLPMIIVFLLVTLYFLLVMGDSAALTAGLVAAAEPGRKGAAMALHSLMGFGAGFLAPLAFGLVLDLAGGNESVTAWGLAYAALGFWSLAAVAAAMLRRRHKAR; encoded by the coding sequence GTGAGTTCCCTGGCCGAGCGCCTTTCGCCGGCGCGGCTGGTGTTGCTGCTCTGTGCGGCGGAAATCCTCAGCATGACCGGCTTTGCCACCTATCCGGCGTTGTTGCCGGTGTTGCAGGAGCAATGGGCCCTGAGCAACTCCTCGGCGGGCCTGATCAGCGGCACCTTTTTCGCCGGATACATGGTGGCCACACCTTTTCTGGTCGGACTGACCGATCGCATCGACACCCGTCGCATCTATCTGCTTGCCACTCTGCTGGCGTTTGCCGGCAGCCTCGGTTTTGCTCTGTTCGCCCAGGGGCTCGTATCCGCCATGCTGTTTCAGGCCCTGGTCGGTGCCGGGCTGGCCGGAACCTACATGCCGGGTTTGCGGCTGCTGACGGAACACTTTCGCGGCGCCACGCCCAGCCGCGGCGTGGCGTTCTACACCGCGACCTTCGGTCTGGGCACGACGGGTTCGCTGCTGCTTGCCGGCGCCCTCGAATCCCTGGGTTGGCCATGGGCCTTCGCCGCGGCCGCGCTCGGTCCGGCCGTCGCCGGACCCTTGGTGTATCTGAGTTTTCCGGCGCGGCCCGCGCAAGCCAGCGGCGCGCCGCCTGGTTTGCTCTTTGATTTTCGCCCGGTGTTTCGCAACCGCGAAGCCATGGGCTATATCCTCGGTTATGCCGCGCACTGCTGGGAGCTGTTCGGTCTGCGCTCCTGGATGCCCGCCTTCTTCGCCTTCAGCCTGGGGCTCTCGGCCACCCAGGGCGGTTTTTGGTTCGGCGCCGCGGCGCTGGCCGCCTGGGTCAACCTGATCGGGCCTCTCGCCAGCATCCTCGGCAACGAAGTCGCCGTGCGCCGCGGCCGCAAGCCCGTGGTGCTGACGACCATGGCGGCTTCGGGAATCCTTGCCTGCCTGGTCGGTTTCAGCGCGCCGCTGCCGATGATCATCGTCTTTCTTCTGGTCACTCTTTATTTTCTGCTGGTCATGGGCGATTCGGCGGCCCTCACCGCCGGGCTGGTCGCCGCCGCCGAGCCGGGGCGCAAGGGCGCGGCCATGGCCCTGCACTCCCTCATGGGCTTCGGTGCCGGCTTTCTCGCGCCCCTGGCCTTCGGTCTGGTGCTCGACCTGGCCGGCGGCAACGAATCGGTGACGGCCTGGGGCCTGGCCTACGCGGCGCTGGGCTTCTGGTCGCTGGCGGCCGTGGCCGCGGCCATGCTGCGACGCCGACACAAGGCGAGATGA